GGCGAACTCGCCGGGCTGGATGGAGAAGGAGCCGACCTGGATCCAGATCTTGGCGCCGTAGATGTTCTTGCCGAGGCCCGGGACCAGGGGCAGCAGCAGCAGGAACAGGGCGCCGACCATGGAGATGTAGGTGTAGCGCTGGAGGACGCGGTGGTCCTTGAGGAAGATCATCACGGCGACGAACAGGGCGATGCCCATCGCGGTGTACATCAGCTGGCGGGGCGCGGCGGTGCCGGCCTGCTGGATGTCCTGGAGCAGCTCGGACTGGTCCAGACGCCAGATGGCGACGAGTCCGAGCCCGTTCAGCAGGGTGGCCAGCGGCAGCATCAGCGGGTCCGCGTAGGGGGCGAACTTGCGCACGACGAGGTGGCCGACGCCGGCCAGCAGGCCGAGCCCGAGGCCGTAGCTCAGCAGGCCGGCGGGCACCTCGTCGTTGATGGCCAGCCCCACGTTGGCGTAGGCGAAGACCGGGATGAGGACGGCGAACACGAGCAGTGCCAGCTCGGTGTTGCGCCGGCTCGGCGCGCCGATGGCGCCGATCGTGGACGTGTGGTGCGTCGGCGAGTTGGTAGTACTGCTCATCGTGTGACAGGGCCTCTCACGGCTTGCCTACTGCTTACCGCACAGCGAGACGACCTTCTGCTCTTCCTCCGAGAGGGTCGGTCCGGAGCCTGGAGTGGGTGCGGTCGTGGACGGGGACTCGGACGATTCGGGTGCCTTCGGCGACTGCGACGCGTTCGGTGACACGTTCGGAGTCGGTGAGGCCTTGGACGTGAAGGAGGCGGGAGTGGTTCCCGTGGTGCCTCCGGCCTCGCCCTCGCCCGTCTTCGCGTTCTTCTCGGTCTCCGCGGTGCGCCGGTCGGCCTGCTTCTTGCAGGCCGAGGCCTGCACCGCGAGTTCCTCGATCTTGGCCCGGGCGTTGTTCAGGTCGCTCTCGGGGATGGTGGCCTCGACCAGTTTCTGCTGGTAGGGCGGCAGGTACTTGAGTTCGATCTCGGGGTGGTCCTTCTGGACCTTCGAGAGCGACACCCAGGCGAGGTCCTGGCTGATGCCCCGGTACAGCGCGAGGTGGTCGTCCTTGGTGCCGACGTAGTACTGGGTCTGCGTCCAGCGCCAGCCGCCGTAGACGCCGCCGCCGATGACGGCGAGGGCGAGCACGGTGTACAGGGATCTCTTCAGCCACCGCCGGTTCTTGCGGGGCTTGACGAAGTCGTCGGGACCGTAGTCGTCGAAGTCGCCGGCGGGGATGTAGCCGGTGGTGTCACCGCTGCCGGGCGGGCCGAACTCGCCGCCCCCGCGGCGCTGTCCGCCGCCCTGGCGGCCGAGGCCGGCGGCGCGGCCGGCCGGGGTCTGCATGATGCCGTTGTCGCCGAACTGGGCCTGGTTCTCGGCGACGGCGCCGACGACCACGGGGGTGTCGGAGAGCTGTCCGGCGAGGGTGTCGCCCGTGTCGAGGTCGAGGACGTCGGCGACGATGACGGTGATGTTGTCGGGGCCGCCGCCGCGCAGGGCGAGCTGGATCAGCTCCTGCACGGTCTCCTGGGGGCCCTGGTAGCTGGCGAGGGTGTCCTCCATCGTCTGGTGGGAGACGACGCCGGAGAGTCCGTCGGAGCAGATGAGGTAGCGGTCGCCGGCCCGCACCTCGCGGATGGACAGGTCGGGTTCGACGTGGTCGCCGCTGCCGAGGGCACGCATCAGCAGGGAGCGCTGCGGGTGGGTGCCCGCCTCCTCCTCGGTGATGCGGCCCTCGTCGACGAGGCGCTGCACCCAGGTGTGGTCCTGCGTGATCTGCGTGAGGACGCCGTCGCGCAGCAGATAGGCGCGGGAGTCGCCGACGTGGACCATGCCCAGGCGCTGGCCGGTCCACAGCAGGGCGGTGAGGGTGGTGCCCATGCCTTCGAGGGCGGGGTCCTCCTCGACCATCTGCCGCAGCTGGTCGTTGGCGCGCTGCACGGCGGTGCCGAGGGAGGTGAGGATGTCCGAGCCGGGCACGTCGTCGTCGAGGGCGACGATGGTCGAGATCACCTCCGAGGAGGCGACCTCGCCGGCGGCCTGGCCGCCCATGCCGTCGGCGATGGCGAGCAGGCGCGGACCGGCGTAACCGGAGTCCTCGTTGCCCTCGCGGATCATGCCCTTGTGCGATCCGGCGGCGAAGCGCAGTGACAGACTCATGCGCACCTCGCCCGTCGGCTCCGACTGCAGCCGGTCGTGTCGAGCCACACTGCCCACCCTCCGGTCGGGAGCGCGCCGGGGCCCGGGGTGCCGGCCGCCGCTGCGTGCTCGCTCCGCTCGCGCTCATTCATTGGTGTAGCACTACTTCCGCAGCTCGATGACGGTCTTGCCGATGCGGATCGGCGCGCCCAGCGCAACGGGCGTGGGGGTCGTCAGCCGGGACCGGTCCAGGTACGTGCCGTTCGTGGATCCCAGGTCCTCGACGATCCACTGACCGTTCTGGTCCGGGTAGATCCTGGCATGGCGGCTGGAGGCGTAGTCGTCGTCCAGCACGATCGTCGAGTCGTGTGCCCGGCCGAGCGTGATGGTCTGGCCCTGGAGGGCAACGGTGGTGCCGGTGAGGGTGCCCTCCGTCACGACCAGTTTGGTGGGCGCGCCCCGGCGGCCCCGGCCGCCGCTCTGCTGCTGGCGCTGCGGTGGAGGCGCCTGGCCCTGGCGCGCGGTGGCCTGCTGTGGTCGGGCGGCTTCGCGCCGCGCCCCGCGCTGGGTGACCCGCGTACCGAACAGGTCGCTGCGGATGACCTGCACGGCCACGATCACGAACAGCCACAGTACGGCCAGAAAACCCAGCCGCATGACCGTGAGGGTCAGCTCTGACATTGCCCCCGGATCACCCTTCGGCTTGCCTATAGATAACGGTGGTGCTGCCCACGACGATCCGCGAGCCGTCGCGGAGCGTAGCGCGGGTGGTGTGCTGCCCGTCCACCACGATGCCGTTGGTGGACCCGAGATCCTGGATCGTCGAGGGCGTTCCGGTCCGGATCTCGCAGTGCCGGCGGGAGACGCCGGGGTCGTCGATCCGCACGTCGGCCTCGGTGCTGCGTCCGAGCACGAGGGTCGCGCGGGAGATCTGATGGCGGGTGCCGTTGATCTCGATCCAGTGGCGGGTGCGTCCGCCGGCCGCGGGTGCGGCCGGGGGCTGCTGGCCGCCCGCGGGCTGCGGGTAGCCGTATCCGCCGGGGCGTCCGCCGGGCGGCGGGGCGCTCGGCATGGGCGGGGCGCCCGCGGGGGCTGCGGGCTGCGGGTACCCGTAGCCACCGCCCGGGGCGCCGGGCCGCCCGGAGGGGGCGGCAGGCGCGGCCGGGCCCGCGGGCGCCGGGCCGCCGCCCTGATGGCTGCTGGAGGAGGCGAGCGTACGGCTGCGCACCCGGTACAGACCGGTGTCCAGGTCGTCGGCCTTCTCCAGGTGGACCTTGATCGGTCCCATGAAGGTGTAGCGCTGCTGCTTGGCGTAGTCCCGGACCATGCCGGCGAGCTCGTCGCCCAGCTGGCCGGAGTAGGGGCTGAGGCGCTCGAAGTCGGGCGTGCTCAGCTCCACGATGAAGTCATTGGGTACGACGGTGCGGTCGCGGTTCCAGATGGTCGCGTTGTTGTCGCATTCGCGCTGGAGCGCTCCCGCGATCTCCACGGGCTGCACCTCGGACTTGAACACCTTCGCGAAGGTGCCGTTGACCAGACCTTCGAGACGCTGCTCGAACTTCTTCAGGACTCCCATGGGGCACCTCCTCCGTCGCTGCCGTCCTGTCCACTGCCGTGCGCACTGCCGCCTTGCGTGCTGCCTTGCGTACTGCGTTGTGTACTGCCGCCTTGCGTACTGCTGCCTTGTGTCCTGCCCGGGTGTCTACCGCTCACCCGCGCACTGTCCACCTGGTACTGCTTACTGATCGTATCCACGCGCCGGTCGATCGGCTGGTTCCCCCTGTCGGCCCGGTCGACAGGTGTCGACGCCTCTCGGAGTTCCCGCCGAAGGTCCCCTTCGAACTCGCGGGGCCCCACGGGACGCGCTCCCGCAGGTACTCATGCCCAGGATCGTAGAGGCGGCCGCAGACCAGTGTCCCGCACCTGGCCGCGGACCCCTACCGGCTCCCGGGGAGACGGCCCGGACCGGTACGAGGTTGATACGTGAACGGCCGGCAGTCGGGACGAGTGCCCGAAGGAGGGCGGGCGCCCCGGTCCCCGGCCCCTCCCGCCTGGAAAGGGATGTGAATCCACCCCGTACAGCGTGCTAATGTTCTCGTGTCGGAAGGCGCCGGACCGCAAGGAAAGGCCCCGAGGACACACCCAATGCGCGGGTGGCGGAATAGGCAGACGCGCTGGATTCAGGTTCCAGTGCCCGCAAGGGCGTGGGGGTTCAACTCCCCCCTCGCGCACCAGTCGAAAGCCCCCCAGGTCTCGGACCTGGGGGGCTTTCGCATGCCTGGGCGCGGTGCGCCGGCCTCCGGTGTGGCGTCGCGTTGTGAGGAAGGTCTCAGGGCTCGGAGCGCCACAGGGCGGGCACGTTGGGCGGTTCCCAGCCCGCCATCGAGGTGTGCGCCTGGAGACAGCGGTAGGAGCGGCCGCCGTGGGTCACGCGGTCGCCGACGGCGTACGGGCGGCCGGCCGTCCAGGTGCCGCTCGGCGGGTCGGTCGGCGGTTCGGTGGGGTCAGGGCCCGGGGCGCCGTCCACGTTCAGGACGAAGTCGAAGGTGGCCGTCCTGCCGCCGCCGACGGCGCGCACGTTCATCAGCAGTGCCGGGTCGAAGAGGGCGTCCGTGCCGTTGCGGGGCTCGCCGGGGAAGTACAGCTGGGTGGTCAGGACGGGTTCACCGGGGGCCTGCGCCTTGACGTGTATGTGCCGGGTACGGCCCGGATAGAGGCCGGGGACGATCGTCCGGAGGGTGAACCCGCCGGAGGCGTCGGTGAACTGGTGGCCGCGGAAGGCGTACCCGGCCATGTCGTAGGCGCCGGCGTTGTCGGCCTGCCAGAAGTCGAGGAGGACGCCGGGCAGGGGGACGCAGTTCCGGCCGAAGACGTAGCCGCTGACGGTCAGTCGGGTGCCGGCGGTGCCGGGCGTCACCAGGTCGGTGCGCAGCGGGGAGTTCGGTCTGAAGTAGGGGCCCTCCATCTGGTCCGGCGTCGGGTCGTCCCCGTCGTCGCAGAAGGGGGTCGGCGGCAGGGGCCGGTCGGTGGAGGAGCGGACGGCGTCCCGGGCGAGCGCCAGGGAGCCGGTGGCGAGCAGCGGGACGGCCGCGCCGGCGGCGACGGCCGCCCTGAGGAGCGTCTTGCGGCTGATGCCGCGGTCGGTGGCGGGGGCGGTGGCGGGGCCGGGCTCGGTGGCGGGGCCGGAACCGGTGCCGGAACCGGTGGCGGGGTCGGGGCCGTCGGGGACGGCGGGCGTGTCGGAGGTCATGGCGGTTCCTCGGTCTCCTCGGTGGGGGTGGTCCCTGGGGAAGGCGGACGGGACGTGCGGCATCCGGGACGTCGGGGACAGGGAGCGCGCCCGCCGGCGCGGGGCAGGCCGCCGTTGTGGCTTCGGCGGGCGCGCTCCGTGGTGATCGCTGGAAACCGTAGGCGCGCCGGTGGGGGCGCGGGCACCCCCTGTTCCGCCCTCTGCCCGGCGTTATGCGGGCGCTGGGGCTGGGCCGTGTACGGGCGGGCCGGCCGGGGGTACGGTCGTGGCGCGGCGGCGTCGGTGGACGGCGGCGGCACGGTGCGGTGCGGGTCGGGTAGGTGTCGGGTCGGGCAGGAGTCGGGTCGGGTGAGGCCCGGGTCGGGCAGGGCTCGCGTCGGGCAAGGCGCGGGTCGGGTACGGGTCGGGGTGCAGGTGAGTCGCGTGCGAGTCGGGTACGGGGAACGGGGAGGGCGGCCGGGATGACCGGGGCGAAGCAGGGGGCGGGTACGGACGCGGGGGCGCCCGCGGGCGCGAAGGAGGGCGCGCGGTTGCCGGTCGTGCCGGGGTTCGCGGAGTGGCCCTGCGGCGGCTCGCCGAAGGCCGAGGGCAAGGCGCTGCGCACGCGCGTCCCGCGCTCCGCGCACGCCGCCCTCGACCTGGACGGTTCCCGGCCGGACGCGGTGAGCGCGGTGGAGGAGTCCAACCGCGGCCGGATACCCGGGCTCGTCCCGCTCCGGGCGGGACGGATGTCGGCCACGCCGTTCGCCTTCCTGCGCGGGTCGGCCGGGCTGATGGCGTACGACCTGGCGCGCACGCCGACGACCGGGATCGGCGCGCAGATCTGCGGTGACGCGCACGCCGCCAACTTCGGCCTCTACGGGGACGCCCGCGGTGACCTGGTCATCGACCTGAACGACTTCGACGAGACGGTCTTCGGCCCCTGGGAGTGGGACCTCAAGCGGCTGGCCACCTCCGTCGTCCTCGCGGGCCGCGAGGCCGGAGCCGACGAGGACGCCTGCCGCGAGGCCGCCCACGGCACGGCCGGCGCCTACCGGCGCACCATGCGGCTGCTGGCCAAGCTCCCGGCGCTGGACGCCTGGAACGCCATCGCGGACGAGGAACTCGTCTCCCACAGCGACGCCCACGACCTGCTCGGCACCCTGGAGCGGGTCTCCGAGAAGGCGCGGGCCAACACCAGCGGGCGCTTCGCCGCCAGGTCGACCGAGTCCACCGAGGACGGCGGACGGCGCTTCGTGGACGCTCCGCCGGTGCTGCGCCGGGTCACGGACGAGGAGGCGGCGGCGGTCGCGGCCTCCCTGGAGCAGTACCTGACGACCCTGTCCGAGGACCGGCTGCCGCTGCTGGCCCGCTACGCGGTGCACGACGTCGCCTTCCGGGTCGTGGGTACCGGCAGCGTGGGCACGCGGTCCTACGTCGTGCTGCTCCTGGACCATCGCGGCGAGCCGCTCGTGCTCCAGGTCAAGGAGGCCCGGCCCTCCGCGCTGCTGCCGCACCTGGCGACCGCGGGCTTCGACGTCCCCGAGGTCGCGCACGAGGGGCGCCGGGTGGTCATGGGGCAGAAGCGGATGCAGGTGGTCAGCGACAACCTGCTGGGCTGGACGTCCGTCGACGGGCGGCCGTACCAGGTGCGGCAGTTCCGCAACCGCAAGGGCAGCGTCGACGCCACGGCCCTGGCCGCCGACCAGATGGACGACTACGGGCGCATGACCGGGGCCCTGCTGGCCCGCGCCCACGCGCACAGCGCCGACCCGTGGCTCATCGCCGGCTACTGCGGCAAGAACGGTGAACTGGACGAGGCGGTGGCCGCCTTCGCCGTGGCCTACGCCGACCGCACGGAGGCCGATCACGCCGAGCTGGCCGCCGCGGTGCGGGCGGGGCGGGTCGCGGCGGAGCGGGGGATGTGAGGACGGTTCCCGGGCTCGGGCGGGCCGCCGCGCGGGCCGGAGGGGGCGGGCGGATCGTGGCCTAGGCTGGACGGGTGACGACGCCGGAAGCTGAGCCCGAGCAGGGGGGTGCGCCGCGTCCCGAGGAACGGCTGGAACAGGCCGTACGGGCCGCCGAGCAGGCACTCATCGAGTACGAGATCGCGCTGGAGACCTTCCGCGTGGAGGTCGAGAACTTCTCCCGGCTGCACGAACAGCGGCTCGGCCCGGTGTACGCGCGGCTCGAGGAGCTGGAGGCGCAGATCCTGGAGGCCCGGGCGGCCCGCACCGGCGACGCCGAGGACCGGCGCCGGGCCGACGAGGCGCGGGCCGCGCTGCTGCCGATCCCCGGGGTCGAGGAGCTGCTGCACGGCTGGATGGACGGGGACGGGCTGTTCCCCGAGGCCTCGGCGATGCTCACCGACCAGGCGGTACGCCCGCCGCAGCGGGTGCGCCCTGGTGAGGAGGCCCGCAAGCTCTACCGCGAGCTGGCCCGCAAGGCCCACCCCGACCTGGCGCAGGAGGAGGACGAACGGGTCCGGCGTGAGGAGTTCATCACCCGGGTCAACGCCGCCTACGCCCGCGGTGACGAGGCGCAGCTGCGGGAGCTGGCCGAGGAGTGGGCCGCCGGTCCGGTGCCCGAGCGGCGCCCGAGTCGCGGCGAGGAGCTGTACGCCCGTCTCGAATGGCTCGACCGGCGCAAGGAGATGCTCACGCTGCTCGCCAAGGAGCTGGAGGAGAGCGCGATCGGCGCCATGCTCCGGCTGGCCCCGGACGATCCCGACCGCCTGCTGGAGGAGATCGCCGAGCAGTTGGCGACCCAGGTGCGGGAGCGGGAGTCGGAGCTGGCGGCGGCGCTCGGGCAGGACTGAGCCGGGGCGCCGGCTCCGGTAGCGTCTGGGGCATGAGTTTCGGAGCTGGTGTGCCCACGGTCGAGGTCACGGACCTCAAGGACGGCGACTTCCTGCTGGACGTCCGCGAGGACGACGAGTGGCAGGCGGGTCATGCCGCCGGGGCGCTGCACATTCCCCTCAGCGAATTCGTGGCCCGGTACGGTGAGCTGACCGAGGCGGCGCCGCAGGACGGCCGGGTCCACGTGATCTGCCGGTCCGGCGGACGTTCGGCCCAGGTCACCATGTACCTGGTCCAGCAGGGCGTCGACGCCGTGAACGTCGACGGCGGCATGCAGGTGTGGGCCGCGGCCGGCCGGCCGGTGGTGGACGGCAAGGGCGAGCCGGGGCACGTCCTCTAGGACCGTCCGGTCCGTCCTGCGCGTCGCCGCGGGTGTGCCGGCCCGTGCCGGTTCGGGCGGTGGACGTGGTGACGGCCACGGCGCCGTCGGTCCGCCGGGGGTGTGCGGGCGGACGGTCCTGAGTACCGTTCCCGTTCGAACGCCGCCGAGCAGCCGCACGAGTGGCGCCCGCGCGCCCCGGTGGGGCGCGGACGGGGGCGGAACGACGGATCGGGACCGGAACGGGGCGGGATGGACGCGTACGACACAGGCTCGGGCGCCCGGCAGGGGCGGGACGAGCGGGAGGGCCGGGCCGAGCGGGAACGCTCGGGCCCGTCCGAGCGGGAGGGCTCCGGCGGGTCCGACCGGCCCGGACAGCCGGAACGGTCGCGCGAACCGTCCCAGTCGGAGAAGTCCCAAGAATCAGAGGCATCCGAACCGTCCGAACCGTCCGAGCGGACGGAGGGGCCGGAGGGGCCGGGACGGGCGGACCGGGAGGCCGGTGCCGCCGTCGGGGTCGCCGACCAGGCCGCAGCCTCCAGCGGGGTCGCCGCCGAGGCCGTGGCCGGTCCCCCGGAGGAGGTCGCGGAGCCCCGTACCGGTGTCGCCGCGCTCTCCCCGCGCTACCAGATCGGTGCCGTGGTGGCCCTCGCGGTCGTCGCGGTCGCCGTCTGCGCCCACATAGGCCTGGTGTTCCTGCACGTGGCCCCGTCGAACACGCTCACCAAGCAGCACGGCGCCGCGGTCGACGAGTGGGTCTTCCCGGAGTTCGAGCAGAACTGGAAGCTCTTCGCGCCCAACCCGCTCCAGCAGAACGTCTCCGTCCAGGTCCGCGCCGAGGTGAGCGCGGCGGACGGCTCGATACGCACGACCGGCTGGTACGACCTGTCCGCCGAGGACGGCCGGGCCATCGACGGCAACCCGCTGCCGAGCCACACCCAGCAGAACGAACTCCGCCGGGCCTGGGACTTCTTCGTCGCCACCCACGACTCCGACAACCGCCCGGTGGGCCTGCGGGGCACGCTGTCCGAGACCTACCTGCGGCGCATCGCGGTGCTCCGTCTGGACCGTGCCGAGGCCGCCGAACCGGGCGGTGTCGTCGAGCGCGTCCAGTACCGTTCCCGGACCACGAACGTGAAACCGCCCTCGTGGAGCGGTGAGAAGGTCTCCGACCGGGTGACGTACCGCGAGCTGCCCTGGTGGCCGGCGTCCACCCGTGAGAAGGAAGGGGAAGCCGCGTGAACGGCATCACCCTCTCGGTCTCCCGCGGCATCGCCCGCGTCACCGGTGCCGCCCTCGGTCCCTACCAGACCGCGGTGATCCGCATCGGTTTCAGCGCCACCTGGCTGCTCTTCCTGCTGCGCGAGCTTCCGCACCGCGACGAGTTGTACGGGCCCGGCAGCCCCTGGACCCACGGCCTCGCCGAGCAGCTGATCGCGGACAACGGCGCCTTCACGGCGCTGATGTGGTCCGACGGCCGGGCGTGGTTCGAGATCGTCTACGCGCTGGCCGTGCTGAGCAGTGTGCTGCTCCTGCTGGGGTGGCGCACCAGGACCATGTCCGTCCTCTTCATGGTCGGCGTGCTCTCGCTGCAGAACCGCAGCGTCTTCATGGGGGACGGCGGCGACAACGTCCTGCACCTGATGAGCATCTACCTGGTCCTCACGCGCTGCGGCCAGGTGTGGTCGCTGGACGCGCGCCGGGCGCGGCGGGAGCACGAGGCCCGCGCGCGCGGGGAGCGGGTCGTGGACCGGGTCGGT
This region of Streptomyces ambofaciens ATCC 23877 genomic DNA includes:
- a CDS encoding Stp1/IreP family PP2C-type Ser/Thr phosphatase, with the translated sequence MSLSLRFAAGSHKGMIREGNEDSGYAGPRLLAIADGMGGQAAGEVASSEVISTIVALDDDVPGSDILTSLGTAVQRANDQLRQMVEEDPALEGMGTTLTALLWTGQRLGMVHVGDSRAYLLRDGVLTQITQDHTWVQRLVDEGRITEEEAGTHPQRSLLMRALGSGDHVEPDLSIREVRAGDRYLICSDGLSGVVSHQTMEDTLASYQGPQETVQELIQLALRGGGPDNITVIVADVLDLDTGDTLAGQLSDTPVVVGAVAENQAQFGDNGIMQTPAGRAAGLGRQGGGQRRGGGEFGPPGSGDTTGYIPAGDFDDYGPDDFVKPRKNRRWLKRSLYTVLALAVIGGGVYGGWRWTQTQYYVGTKDDHLALYRGISQDLAWVSLSKVQKDHPEIELKYLPPYQQKLVEATIPESDLNNARAKIEELAVQASACKKQADRRTAETEKNAKTGEGEAGGTTGTTPASFTSKASPTPNVSPNASQSPKAPESSESPSTTAPTPGSGPTLSEEEQKVVSLCGKQ
- the fhaB gene encoding antibiotic biosynthesis regulator FhaB; amino-acid sequence: MSELTLTVMRLGFLAVLWLFVIVAVQVIRSDLFGTRVTQRGARREAARPQQATARQGQAPPPQRQQQSGGRGRRGAPTKLVVTEGTLTGTTVALQGQTITLGRAHDSTIVLDDDYASSRHARIYPDQNGQWIVEDLGSTNGTYLDRSRLTTPTPVALGAPIRIGKTVIELRK
- the fhaA gene encoding antibiotic biosynthesis regulator FhaA, which gives rise to MGVLKKFEQRLEGLVNGTFAKVFKSEVQPVEIAGALQRECDNNATIWNRDRTVVPNDFIVELSTPDFERLSPYSGQLGDELAGMVRDYAKQQRYTFMGPIKVHLEKADDLDTGLYRVRSRTLASSSSHQGGGPAPAGPAAPAAPSGRPGAPGGGYGYPQPAAPAGAPPMPSAPPPGGRPGGYGYPQPAGGQQPPAAPAAGGRTRHWIEINGTRHQISRATLVLGRSTEADVRIDDPGVSRRHCEIRTGTPSTIQDLGSTNGIVVDGQHTTRATLRDGSRIVVGSTTVIYRQAEG
- a CDS encoding carbohydrate-binding protein yields the protein MTSDTPAVPDGPDPATGSGTGSGPATEPGPATAPATDRGISRKTLLRAAVAAGAAVPLLATGSLALARDAVRSSTDRPLPPTPFCDDGDDPTPDQMEGPYFRPNSPLRTDLVTPGTAGTRLTVSGYVFGRNCVPLPGVLLDFWQADNAGAYDMAGYAFRGHQFTDASGGFTLRTIVPGLYPGRTRHIHVKAQAPGEPVLTTQLYFPGEPRNGTDALFDPALLMNVRAVGGGRTATFDFVLNVDGAPGPDPTEPPTDPPSGTWTAGRPYAVGDRVTHGGRSYRCLQAHTSMAGWEPPNVPALWRSEP
- a CDS encoding DUF2252 domain-containing protein; its protein translation is MTGAKQGAGTDAGAPAGAKEGARLPVVPGFAEWPCGGSPKAEGKALRTRVPRSAHAALDLDGSRPDAVSAVEESNRGRIPGLVPLRAGRMSATPFAFLRGSAGLMAYDLARTPTTGIGAQICGDAHAANFGLYGDARGDLVIDLNDFDETVFGPWEWDLKRLATSVVLAGREAGADEDACREAAHGTAGAYRRTMRLLAKLPALDAWNAIADEELVSHSDAHDLLGTLERVSEKARANTSGRFAARSTESTEDGGRRFVDAPPVLRRVTDEEAAAVAASLEQYLTTLSEDRLPLLARYAVHDVAFRVVGTGSVGTRSYVVLLLDHRGEPLVLQVKEARPSALLPHLATAGFDVPEVAHEGRRVVMGQKRMQVVSDNLLGWTSVDGRPYQVRQFRNRKGSVDATALAADQMDDYGRMTGALLARAHAHSADPWLIAGYCGKNGELDEAVAAFAVAYADRTEADHAELAAAVRAGRVAAERGM
- a CDS encoding rhodanese-like domain-containing protein — its product is MPTVEVTDLKDGDFLLDVREDDEWQAGHAAGALHIPLSEFVARYGELTEAAPQDGRVHVICRSGGRSAQVTMYLVQQGVDAVNVDGGMQVWAAAGRPVVDGKGEPGHVL
- a CDS encoding DUF5819 family protein; translation: MDAYDTGSGARQGRDEREGRAERERSGPSEREGSGGSDRPGQPERSREPSQSEKSQESEASEPSEPSERTEGPEGPGRADREAGAAVGVADQAAASSGVAAEAVAGPPEEVAEPRTGVAALSPRYQIGAVVALAVVAVAVCAHIGLVFLHVAPSNTLTKQHGAAVDEWVFPEFEQNWKLFAPNPLQQNVSVQVRAEVSAADGSIRTTGWYDLSAEDGRAIDGNPLPSHTQQNELRRAWDFFVATHDSDNRPVGLRGTLSETYLRRIAVLRLDRAEAAEPGGVVERVQYRSRTTNVKPPSWSGEKVSDRVTYRELPWWPASTREKEGEAA